From the genome of Desmodus rotundus isolate HL8 chromosome 2, HLdesRot8A.1, whole genome shotgun sequence, one region includes:
- the LOC128780274 gene encoding keratin-associated protein 6-5-like, with product MCGYYGNYYGNYYGGRGYGCCGYGGLGCGYGCGYGSRSLCGYGCGYGSRSLCGYGCGYGSGYGCGYGSRYGCGYGCGYGSGWGCY from the coding sequence ATGTGTGGCTACTACGGAAACTACTACGGGAACTACTACGGGGGCCGTGGCTACGGCTGCTGCGGCTACGGAGGCCTGGGCTGCGGCTATGGCTGCGGCTATGGCTCCCGCTCTCTCTgcggctatggctgtggctatggctccCGCTCTCTCTgcggctatggctgtggctatggctccggctatggctgtggctatggctccAGATATGGCTGCGGCTACGGCTGTGGCTATGGCTCTGGCTGGGGCTGCTACTGA
- the LOC139440677 gene encoding keratin-associated protein 6-5-like, which produces MCGYYGNYYGNYYGGRGYGCCGYGGLGCGYGCGYGSRSLCGYGCGYGSGYGCGYGSRYGCGYGCGYGSRYGCGYGCGYGSGWGCY; this is translated from the coding sequence ATGTGTGGCTACTACGGAAACTACTACGGGAACTACTACGGGGGCCGTGGCTACGGCTGCTGCGGCTACGGAGGCCTGGGCTGCGGCTATGGCTGCGGCTATGGCTCCCGCTCTCTCTgcggctatggctgtggctatggctccggctatggctgtggctatggctccagatatggctgtggctatggctgtggctatggctccAGATATGGCTGCGGCTACGGCTGTGGCTATGGCTCTGGCTGGGGCTGCTACTGA